A genomic region of Sylvia atricapilla isolate bSylAtr1 chromosome 19, bSylAtr1.pri, whole genome shotgun sequence contains the following coding sequences:
- the ZBTB6 gene encoding zinc finger and BTB domain-containing protein 6, whose protein sequence is MAADSEVLHFQFEQQGDAVLQKMNLLRQQNLFCDVSIYINDTEFQGHKVIFAACSTFMRDQFLLNQSRQVRITILQSAEVGRKLLLSCYTGALEVKKKELLKYLTAASYLQMVHIVEKCTEALSKYLEIDASVESGAQAAEGCHSSDAELRSGDEVLDKDCEIIEISEDSPENEEYPVKQEDGDGPHPAAQSLESERKDTKSPEISTVEIGYKDDEICIFRMDSMSVANVENDHFPQPCTSSKTNLYFPETQHSLINSTVESRNTEMSGNHFQAFVGDNPEGTSSGANGFQNLEDSGSSWRHQCPKCPRGFLHLENYLRHLKMHKLFLCLQCGKTFTQKKNLNRHIRGHMGIRPFQCMVCLKTFTAKSTLQDHLNIHSGDRPYKCHCCDMDFKHKSALKKHLTSVHGRSSSEKANLNTITKVKIDYD, encoded by the coding sequence ATGGCGGCGGACTCGGAGGTGCTGCACTTCCAGTTCGAGCAGCAGGGCGATGCCGTGCTGCAAAAGATGAACCTCCTGCGGCAGCAGAACCTCTTCTGCGACGTGTCCATCTACATCAACGACACCGAGTTCCAGGGGCACAAGGTGATCTTCGCCGCCTGCTCCACCTTCATGCGGGATCAGTTCCTGCTCAACCAGTCCAGGCAGGTGAGGATCACCATCCTGCAGAGCGCCGAGGTGggcaggaagctgctgctctcctgctaCACGGGCGCGCTGGAAGTCAAGAAGAAGGAGCTGCTCAAGTACCTGACGGCCGCGAGTTACCTGCAGATGGTTCACATTGTGGAGAAGTGCACCGAGGCTTTGTCCAAGTACTTGGAGATCGACGCTTCCGTGGAGAGCGGCGCCCAGGCTGCTGAGGGGTGCCACTCCTCGGATGCTGAACTGAGGAGCGGGGATGAGGTTTTAGATAAAGATTGTGAAATAATTGAGATCTCTGAAGACAGCCCAGAGAATGAAGAATACCCCGTGAAACAGGAGGATGGGGACGGCCCAcaccctgcagcacagagcttggAGTCGGAAAGGAAGGACACAAAATCCCCAGAAATATCAACGGTGGAAATCGGGTATAAGGATGATGAAATCTGTATCTTCAGAATGGATTCCATGAGTGTGGCGAATGTAGAAAATGATCATTTTCCTCAGCCTTGCACTTCCTCTAAAACCAATTTATATTTCCCAGAAACCCAGCACTCCTTGATAAACTCTACAGTTGAAAGCAGGAATACAGAAATGTCAGGAAATCACTTCCAGGCTTTTGTTGGTGACAATCCAGAAGGAACTTCTAGCGGGGCGAATGGTTTCCAGAACCTGGAGGATTCTGGCAGCTCGTGGCGGCACCAGTGTCCGAAGTGTCCGAGGGGCTTTCTGCACCTCGAGAACTATCTCAGACATCTGAAAATGCACAAACTCTTCCTGTGTTTGCAATGTGGGAAAACATTCACGCAAAAAAAGAATCTCAACAGGCACATCCGGGGGCACATGGGCATCCGGCCCTTCCAGTGCATGGTGTGCTTGAAGACCTTCACAGCCAAGAGCACGCTCCAGGATCACCTCAACATCCACAGCGGGGACAGGCCCTACAAGTGCCACTGCTGCGACATGGACTTCAAACACAAGTCTGCTCTGAAAAAGCATTTGACTTCTGTCcatggaaggagcagcagcGAAAAGGCAAACCTGAACACTATTACAAAAGTTAAAATAGACTATGATTGA